TCTCGAAGGGGGTGTGGACGGTGCCGATGGGGTCACACTCCATGGAGAGCGGAAGAACGGGAGGGGAGAAAAGCGTGGGGAGCGATCACCAGGTGCCGTGGAACGTGTCGAACGAGAGGGAGTCGAGGGGTTCGTCGCCGACGGCGATGCGGTACTCGCCCGGCGTGAGCATCGGTTTGTGGAACTGCGGGCCGTCGTCGGTCGTGATGCGCGGACAGCCGGTGTTGACGAAGGCGTCCATGTCGAAGTTGCGGAGGCGGTCCGGCGTCACCTCGTCCATCGTGATGAGGTAGGCGTCGTCGTTGTCGTTGACGATCTCCTCCGCCATCTCCCAGCGGCCCTGTCCGATCTTCGTACAGAAGATGACGCCCCACTTCTCGGCGTCCATCGCGCGGTGGACGGCGCCGTAGCGCTGCTTCATGAACTTCTCCGTGTCGGCGACGGTGACGACGTTGTTGACGGGGTCGGCGATGACGACCTTCTTGTCCGGATGCTCCATCGCCAAGCCGAGCGGGTGGAACTTCCCGCCGCCGACGTAGAGCACCTGATCGGCGTCGATGTCCGCGGAGGCGTAGTTACAGCCGAGCACCTGCCCCTCGTGGGTGAGACGGTCGTCGCCCTTCCGGGTGTGGACGGTGTAGCCCTCCGATTCGAGCCACGACTTCATCTCCCCGAAGCGGTTCATGTGCTGGGCCGTGGTGACGAGACCCACGTCCTCCTCGGGCAGTTCCGCCAGCGCATCCTCCATCATCGGGAAGGGGTCGACGTTGGAGAAGAGGGGGACGTAGATGATCTTCTCGGACTCCTTCATCGGCGAGTGGCCGAAGTGGACGAACACGTCCGTCCGGCGCATGAGGTAGGTGTCGAGGTCGCAGGCGCCGTAACAGGGCTGGCCCGAGAGCATGTAGGTCACGTCGTCGTCGGTGAGCGCGCGGAGGTCGTCGGCGACGGCGGGACCGCGACGCTTCAGCCCCTCGGGGAACTGGAGGCCGACCTTCGTGGCGTTCCGTTCCTCGACCGCCTCGACGATGCGGTCGAGTTCGTAATCCCACTCCCGGTCGTGTTTGAGGGACATGCCGGTGTTCCGGAGGTCCCCCTCGGTAGACGCGTCCTGACTCATTACCGCTCCGTTGCCGGCGTGGGCGGTTAAGGTCCGCGCTTCGGGGTGGCGCGTCGGACGGGTTCTCGTACGCCAGTACCGGTGGGTCGCCGAGAGGGTCGGGCGAACCACCGGTGAACCGTTACAGTATCAGTTCGGCGTGGTCCGCCCGGTGATCCCCGACACCCGCTCGACCGCCTGCGGCGCCAGGCGCTCGGAGTAGCCCGCCGCGAACGCCACGAGCAACAGGAGCGCCGGGGTGAGCGTCCCACCGTCGACGACGTCGATCACGCCCGCGGTGAGACCGAAATACAGCGCGACGGCCGAGAGGCTACCGATGAACACGCGGGCGAGCACCACCCCGAGCGGCGTGAAGTTCTGCGGGACGTTCGTCGACGTGGCGGTCTTCGACGCCGAGCGCACGCCGAACAGGGCGGCGCCGAGCGCACCGACCAGCGGGACGTAGAGCACGAACGTCGGGAGCGTCACGTCCGACGCCGCGAAGGGGTTCACCTGCGTCACGCCGAACAGGAACACCGTCAGCGCGACGATGCCGAGTCCGAGCAGGTAGCGCAACTGGCGCTGGAGGTAGCGGCGCTTGGCGTGGTTGTTCTGGTTCGCCTCGTCGACGAGGTATCGCGCCCGGATCACCGCGTGCACCGACGGGTCCCGCCGAACCTGCCCGCTCCGGTCGAGGAGGAGGTCGGAGACGGCCTCGCGCCGCCACCCGGTCAATCGATCGGTCGCCTGGCGGTGAATCTCCACGGCGCGCTCCCGAACGAGTTCCGACTCCCCGTCGCGCAGTCGGTCGTACGCCTCGTAGCCGTAGAGGTCGACGCGCCGCGCCGCGTGAAAGCAGACCCACGCCTGATCGATGTGGCCGTGCTGGAGATGTCGCGCGGACTTGTCGAGTAGCGTCTCGACGTGCGTCACGAAATCCCGGTCGACAGCCGGTTCGTCGCCTCCTCGCGATGCTTCGAGACGGTCCAGTTCGTCCAACAGCGCACCGAACTCCGCACAGTACGCCGACAGCCGGCCGTCGAGGCGGTCGTACGCCGCGCCGCTCCCGCGGTCGTGCCACCAGTTCCGCACGCGCGCCGCGGGACCCGGCGTGTCCCGAGGTTCACACCCCTGCAAGGAGCGATGCTCGTCCGTCTCCGCCGTGGCCTCGTCGCTCATACACCAATACAATGACACTTGAAGGGATAGCCCTTCCCCTGATACGGAGTATTGTACCCGGTTACCGGTGGGTCGCCGAGACGGTCCGGTGACCCACCGGGACTGACTTCCAATACCCGTATCAGAACAGGGGATCGAGGCCGTCCTCGTCGCCGTCGCCGCTCCACGTCAGGTCGTGCAGGCCCTCGGGCCCCTCGGATTCGATCTCCTGCATCCGGCGCTGGGCCTCGACTGCGACCCCTTTGAGTTCCTCGATCCGGGGCACGTCGGTGACCCCCGAGAACAGCACGACTGCGGCGACGTAGTCCGAGTCGAGGGGGTAGTCGCCGCCGCGGACCTCCATGCTTCCCGTCGTTTCTTCGAGCCAGCGCCGGGCGCGTTCGATCCCGCGGCGGTCGAGATACTCCGGGGGGCCGGCGACGACGAGGAGGGCGCGTTCGGCGCCCGCGAGTTCGCAGGGGAGGGTGAGCCGTCCGAGCGCGGCCCGGCGAACCGTCGACAGGACCCGGTTGGTCGCGTCACCCACGTCCGGTGCCGGCTTCCGTCTGGCAAACAGGCGCGCTTTCGGGCGCTCGACTGCCGTCGCGGCGTATCCGACCGTCGATATCCCGCCGCTTCCGAGGGTGTTGATGATCTCGCTGGCGTCGACGACCGACTCGCCGACCGCCTGTCCCTCCGTGATTTCGCCCGCGGAGAAGAGTACGCCGAGACGGCGGGCGATCTCCACGTTGAGTCGGTCGTAGCCCGTCCGGAGGCTCTCGCCGCTCTCCCGCCACGCGTCGTTGTCGAACAGGATCAGGTTGTCCACCTGCTCGACGAACGTCAGGAACGAGCGGGCGGCGTTGAGGGCGTAGATGCTCCCCTCCGTCCGGCCAGGGAGGATACCCAACCCGTAGACGGGTTCGGCGTAGCGCCGCCGGAGTTCGCGGGCGACGACGGGCGCGGCGCCACTTCCCGTCCCACCGCCGAGACCGGCGACGACGAGGAACGCGTCGATTTCGTGGACCGCCACCTCGTCGACGGCACCCATCACTTCGTTGATGTCCTCGCTCGCCACCTCGGCACCGAGTTCGTTGTCTGCACCGGTCCCGTGGCCCTTGAGTCGCGCCCCGCCGATCAGGATCCGGTGGTCGAGGGGAGTGGCGTCGAGACCGACGAGGTCCGCCCGGGCCGTGTTGACCGCGATGGCGTCCGCGACGAAGCCGACGCCGGCACGGCGGTCGTACTCCATGAGCGCCTCCATCACTTTCCCTCCGGCCTGCCCGACGCCG
This window of the Haloplanus rubicundus genome carries:
- the dph2 gene encoding diphthamide biosynthesis enzyme Dph2, translating into MSQDASTEGDLRNTGMSLKHDREWDYELDRIVEAVEERNATKVGLQFPEGLKRRGPAVADDLRALTDDDVTYMLSGQPCYGACDLDTYLMRRTDVFVHFGHSPMKESEKIIYVPLFSNVDPFPMMEDALAELPEEDVGLVTTAQHMNRFGEMKSWLESEGYTVHTRKGDDRLTHEGQVLGCNYASADIDADQVLYVGGGKFHPLGLAMEHPDKKVVIADPVNNVVTVADTEKFMKQRYGAVHRAMDAEKWGVIFCTKIGQGRWEMAEEIVNDNDDAYLITMDEVTPDRLRNFDMDAFVNTGCPRITTDDGPQFHKPMLTPGEYRIAVGDEPLDSLSFDTFHGTW
- a CDS encoding tubulin/FtsZ family protein; the protein is MKLALVGVGQAGGKVMEALMEYDRRAGVGFVADAIAVNTARADLVGLDATPLDHRILIGGARLKGHGTGADNELGAEVASEDINEVMGAVDEVAVHEIDAFLVVAGLGGGTGSGAAPVVARELRRRYAEPVYGLGILPGRTEGSIYALNAARSFLTFVEQVDNLILFDNDAWRESGESLRTGYDRLNVEIARRLGVLFSAGEITEGQAVGESVVDASEIINTLGSGGISTVGYAATAVERPKARLFARRKPAPDVGDATNRVLSTVRRAALGRLTLPCELAGAERALLVVAGPPEYLDRRGIERARRWLEETTGSMEVRGGDYPLDSDYVAAVVLFSGVTDVPRIEELKGVAVEAQRRMQEIESEGPEGLHDLTWSGDGDEDGLDPLF